The sequence ACTTTATTGTTCTGTTTTATAACCTATTCATGGTGTGTATTTGTGACAACATTATCATGTAATTGTAGTGATGTCTCGAAAGGAAAATCTGATATCTAAATTGCATCCGAGGAAAGGGACATGGAAGATAGCAGTGCGTATAACTGATATCTGGGATGTTAAGAAGCACAATGGGAGACAAGCGATTAACATGGTCTTGATGGACCAAACGGTAATTGTTATGTTATTTGCTTTCATTGTTATGTATGTAGTTATTGGATTGTTTATAACTTTCATCTGTAACTGTTTTAGGGTGCAAAGATTGGTGCGACGCTATGGCAGGAATTCTTCCTTGAATTTCAACCGAAGTTGCATTTGGGTTGTTTCTATTTGATCCAGAACATCAAAGTTGTGGATAATCAGTCTGAATACAAAGTAAGTCCAATTTCATATTTGGTTTATTTTGTCAAAACAACATCTGTCAAGGAGGTTGAAAGACCTGAGATTCCTACTAATGTACACGTGATAATTGAAATTGTTGATATTATTTCTGGCATCGCACCACGGCTTACTTTAGTTGGTGAGTATATTGTAATGTTTTCCATTAGATATTAGTTTATATATTGAACACaagttaattttattgttttatggtggttttaaaatatatgttgtgGGTGTTGTTGCTGAAGTTATTGAACGAAAAACAGTGAACCCTGCATACAGAGTTACGGTGAAGTTGAGAGATAacaggttattttgatgatattttttaaaattcatattaaaatatgttaaatcaCAAATTAATATGTTCATGTTATATTTGTTATGTCCTGTTAGTGATGCTAAGATCATCATGACGCTGTAGGAGGATTATGCTCTACAGCTTGATGATGCTATTGAAAAAAACCATTTTGTTGGGGAGCCGTTGGTGCTTATGTTAACATTAGCTAAGATCAAAGATGCCAAAGGTGAATACgatgtatatttttattacttctTACGTGATGTTTCAATTTAATGTATCACTGCATATTACATGTAACTATAATGGTTTTTGCAGACAAGTATCCGCTGAGTGTCCAAAATATAAAGAATGGTTCCAAGTTGTATGTGAACGCCGATATTGCCAAGATCAAGAAATTCCGTAATGCGTACGATAAATGCaaacaaaaaagttatatattttctttataataacACTTTAATCTCATCACGTTCTTCTATGCAGTTTACGTGTGTCATTTTATGTTGGCGGAGCAACAGATGAAGGGAGTGGTTCTCAATCCCAGTATACCAACAATTCACAAAGAATGCTGCAGGATAAGTTCTTGCATAATGCTCAGATGGTGAGCTTAGGTGACATAAGCAAACTGAGAGAGGTAAGAacaacaaattttaaatgaaacacCATTTGGATTCGATTTGGTGTCGTTCCCGGCCGTTTATGGTGAAAGTATTGATGTTGTTGTGTATatgattcctttttttttctacctTACCTGTGTATCATGTTGTTGTTGCCGTTGTACTTTTTTCACTTATTTCATGTAAGATTTGCATTGTAGGCCCTAACATGGCTGATgtgaagttttttttcttacGTGTCGGCCTATGACCTGTCCACTTTCATGTGTTATAtcatttaattcaattattagGACGGTTACTGTTTGACCGTTGCTATGGTGGATGAAGTCATGATTGATACACCATGGAGTTATGATAGTTGTCCCTACTGCACTACAACATTTGATCCATTAAAAATAAGGGCAGCCTGTCGCTCGTGCCAGAACCAAGTTAGTCATACGGTTCCCAGGTAAAATGTATTTATTCCCAAATGAGTTATAATCTAATTCACATCTGAGTCTTTACTCATATGGATATTGTTTTGTTAGGTATAAATTAGTTGTCAAAATGGATCACAATGGGGAGAAAGCTAACTTTCATTTCTGGGATGCGTCGTGTATCAAAATGTTCAATAAGACAACTGACGAATGTCGACAGGAATGGATTGCGGTGTGTATTGTAACACACACTCATCCATGAAATGACAATTCAATTCATAttgcatttaaatttatttataattgttaGGTTGGTGACGAGATCAAAGTGTTCCCTGAGTGTGTGGATGATTTGGTGGGTAAGACATTGGCTGTCAGATTCAAGTTCCATGTACACATGTGCCAATCATCTGTCTTGGATGTTAGCCAAGAGGAACATCATATCCACACATTGACCTCCACACTTGGTTTACAGGTAATAATCAACTAATCCTAAGAGTGTAtgtcagaaattaaaaaaacatttgatgttGTCTGTGAATGTGGTATATGCAGGATGAAGCAAGTATAGGGAAGTCACCAGCGGCGTGTGCTGAAACTTCATTATAGGATTACCATCCCACGGTACGTATATTTGTTTCACATTatattaagtaattaaaaaaaattgctttaaATACGTTATTGGTAATTGGTAATAATACTTTATATTTGATTCACAGCCTTCATTGTCCCAGTTAGCTGACTATGAAAAGGGAACACTGCCTTCATCACCCCTGCCAAAAGAATGAGCGGTCAACAAGGCACAACTGAATTTGATTCTGACGATTATACTGCATATGAGCTATTCACAAGTAAACATATGAAAGCTGAGTAATCagttgatattttaattatatattgtaactcttttattttatacatttgtTGGTTTATTTTGGTTTACATGTGGTATGTCGTTTTGTTTGTAGCTGTTTGGTCCAAATGATTCTATTTTTTGTGATGTGGTACCACTTCAATTAGCCATGGATGAACAATGAATTGTATCGACATTAATTCGTATGGTTAAATTTTATATGAGTAATGTTTGTGCCTAATAACTAGGGTAGTTGTAAATTTAAGATCGTAATGCCAACTATATTGTTAATGATTAAAAGTGTGATTTTGCAATCAGACAAATAACATACCGCTAAAATTTGCCACGGACGGCCAAATATTGATGTCTTTGAATTTGTaatcaaatgaaagaaaaaaaaaagtttttttatcatttctttAAACCATTTTGTGCATGTTTCCATAAGGTACATTGTAATTACTGTTTTATACACGTGTCAGATTAGTGAAGTTAATTTGCTTAATGCAATTAGTGAGTTGTATtttgtaatataaaatataaaataacattttctaCGATTTACTTGTAGGTTGACAAGCCACTATAAGCTTCTGGAATTATGACGTCCTTATTACGGTAACGTATACCCTTATACAAAATCACTGTCGTATATATTGTTGAAATTTGTGCGCAAGCAGGTACTATTTATCCTAATACTTTATAGTATATTATTTTCCATATTAGTGCTAGATTATAATGTAAAGTACCTTTCACATATAATAGCAATACATATTAGGTATTAGATGGGACCTGACCTGCAAGTTCCCAATACCCAGTACATGGAAAAAAGTTAATGCATGTGTGCCAATCACTTAAAGTGATGTGATGGAATTGTAATAGGCGTGCAGACTTTGACgaaaatgttaatatatatatatatatatatatatatatatatatatatatatatatataattaatcattaatgcaattagtaaattttgtgaaaagAAGTACTTCGAGAAAGTAAAAAGACTACATTTAATGTAGTAATCATTTGATTATTGGTATCAACTACTGAACAATAAATATCAACACTAGGGTTAAGGGAAGAGTAAAAGACTgtcaattaatatattaatatacaacattattagtaattaataaaCACATATAGACGTCCTATGGGAAGGGGAAAAAGGTTGTAATTATTATAGGTTATACATTGTACAATAATAACACGAGTACTTAGaaaatttaatgaatattaattacaatttcaGTAAATATTATTGTTGGCACACCAGGCTTTCAATTATTATACAGTAAGTATTTGAGTATTCGAGTAGATATTACGTGCGGTTTCCAATACGAATAAACTGCTACGACAATGACATTAACTACTCATTATCTATTGTGTATAAGACAAATTGTATGTCATAATTACAAATTCTTTGATTGTCTCTCCTTCTCCTTCTGTGGAATCCATAACCAACAATATTCAAATAACTCTAAAGTCATCCTACCCTCAACATGAGTACACAGACATCGACGGCCTCCAATGCTGTAAGTTTGTTCTACTTTcgctttcttcatcttttgcttTTTATATGTTAATGCTCAATATAGTTTGATGATTCATCTTGGTGGTTCTCATGTTTTCGGGTATCATATTGATCGTACTTTCATCATATTTCGAACATCTAAGTGTCTTATACTTTTCCATTGTCGTCTATTGGGAACTTGCAATCTATAAGTTTGTTCtacttttgctttcttcttcctttgctttttatattttaatgttcaaTATAGTTGCATCATTCATTTTCGTCCTTCCATTTTGTTgggtattatattttatattcatcaTAATTTCACCCTATTTCAAACATGTAAGTTTCTTATACTTTTCTATCGTTCGTGTTTTTATTGTCTTCATTGCCCTGAACATTTTCTTGTATTATTGTCATGATTGCGCTGGActtatgcatgttttttttttgttttccaaaatGGTAACTATTTCGTCTATTGGGAACTTGCAATGTA comes from Glycine soja cultivar W05 chromosome 20, ASM419377v2, whole genome shotgun sequence and encodes:
- the LOC114401187 gene encoding uncharacterized protein LOC114401187, whose protein sequence is MLTLAKIKDAKDKYPLSVQNIKNGSKLYVNADIAKIKKFRNALRVSFYVGGATDEGSGSQSQYTNNSQRMLQDKFLHNAQMVSLGDISKLREDGYCLTVAMVDEVMIDTPWSYDSCPYCTTTFDPLKIRAACRSCQNQVSHTVPRYKLVVKMDHNGEKANFHFWDASCIKMFNKTTDECRQEWIAVGDEIKVFPECVDDLVGKTLAVRFKFHVHMCQSSVLDVSQEEHHIHTLTSTLGLQDEASIGKSPAACAETSL